From Candidatus Pedobacter colombiensis, one genomic window encodes:
- a CDS encoding phosphoheptose isomerase, translating to MLNQKKELFDSVAQRLKIEGFNVINRDETRPWGGFFVIEEDQAQRFANVYFDKLNVEDLKISGKLSPKILIVAPNTRLSWQYHHRRAEIWSVVNGSVGVMTSETDDQGHVEQLVPQQTIRLKQGQRHRLIGLEGWGIVSEIWQHTDSENPSDESDIVRVQDDFGR from the coding sequence ATGTTAAATCAGAAGAAAGAATTATTTGATAGTGTAGCACAGCGACTAAAAATTGAAGGCTTTAATGTTATCAACCGTGATGAAACCCGTCCTTGGGGTGGTTTTTTTGTGATTGAGGAAGATCAGGCACAACGGTTTGCAAATGTATATTTTGATAAACTGAATGTAGAAGATCTAAAAATTTCAGGTAAGCTAAGCCCAAAAATATTAATTGTTGCCCCCAATACCCGACTTTCATGGCAGTATCATCATCGCCGCGCGGAGATTTGGAGTGTCGTAAATGGATCGGTTGGTGTGATGACCAGTGAAACTGATGACCAGGGACATGTAGAGCAATTAGTGCCGCAACAAACAATTAGATTAAAACAAGGTCAGCGTCACCGCTTAATTGGTTTGGAAGGTTGGGGTATTGTTTCTGAAATATGGCAGCACACTGATTCAGAAAACCCTTCGGATGAAAGTGATATTGTTAGGGTTCAGGATGATTTTGGAAGATAA